A single region of the Streptomyces sp. NBC_00236 genome encodes:
- a CDS encoding peptidylprolyl isomerase, with protein MAEQLYATLKTNHGDIEIRLLPNHAPKTVKNFVELATGEREWTHPATGAKSKDRLYDGTVFHRVISGFMIQGGDPLGNGTGGPGYEFGDEFHPDLAFTKPYLLAMANAGPGTNGSQFFVTVSPTAWLTGKHTIFGEVVDPASQKVVDAIAATATNARTDRPVQDVVIESVVVEKR; from the coding sequence GTGGCCGAGCAGCTTTACGCCACCTTGAAGACCAATCACGGCGACATCGAGATCCGGCTTCTGCCGAACCACGCGCCCAAGACGGTCAAGAACTTCGTCGAGCTCGCCACCGGTGAGCGTGAGTGGACCCACCCGGCGACGGGAGCCAAGTCCAAGGACCGGCTGTACGACGGCACCGTCTTCCACCGGGTCATCAGCGGCTTCATGATCCAGGGCGGCGACCCGCTGGGCAACGGGACCGGCGGCCCGGGGTACGAGTTCGGCGACGAGTTCCACCCCGACCTGGCCTTCACCAAGCCGTACCTGCTGGCGATGGCCAACGCCGGCCCGGGCACCAACGGCTCGCAGTTCTTCGTGACCGTGTCGCCGACCGCCTGGCTGACGGGCAAGCACACCATCTTCGGTGAGGTGGTGGACCCGGCGAGCCAGAAGGTGGTGGACGCCATCGCGGCCACGGCGACGAACGCGCGCACCGACCGCCCGGTGCAGGACGTGGTCATCGAGTCGGTCGTGGTCGAGAAGCGCTGA